The DNA window CGGGCAGGAGGTATTTCGGGTCGGGATGGATTTCGAGCTTTATGAAATCAGTGCCGAAGCAGTCACGGGCAAGGTTGGCGGCGAGGACGGCTTCGTCGGCGGTGCGCACGCCTGAGGTGTTGGGGAGAAACTGGACATGGTCGCGGTTGATGTGGCGCAGCATGTCGTCGTCCTCCTCATGTTCCATGTCAATGCGTTTCATGGCTACTGTAATCATCTGTGATTCAGAAGCAAGGATTGATTCAAGCATGAGCTTGTTGGAGGAAAATTTGCCTGTTCCGACAAACAGACGGGATGTAAAATCCCTTTCCCCTATGGTCAGAATATCATTCATAGGTGGTTACTATATATTGTTATTTTAATGGTTCGGAAGCTTGTCGCGGCTTAGCGCTTGCGGTATTTTTCGGCTGCTTCGTGGATTTTTTCAAGCGCCTGTCGCGTATAGGCTACAGGGTCGGGGGAATTGATGATCGCACCGCTCATTGCTATGCCGTTGACACCGGTCTGCATGATAGCGTCGATATCGTCGATTGTGATTCCACCGATGGCCACGATAGGGAGCAGAATATCTTCTGCACGCACTTCATTGACTATCGCCGCATATCCGTCGAGACCGATGACAGGCGATAGTTTTTCTTTTGTTGTCGTGTAGCGGAACGGGCCGAGTCCTACATAGTCGACATCCCATCCTTTGAAACCCTTGATGTCGGCTGCGGTGTTGGCCGTGCATCCGATGATTGTTTCCGCCCCCATAGTCTCGCGTGCGAGCAGCGGGTTCATGTCGTTTTTGCCGAGATGGACACCGTGGACCGACATTTCCATCGCCAGCTCCACACGGTCGTCGAACACGAGGAAGGCTTCGCTTTCCTGACAGAGCGGAATGATTTCAAGTGCAGTCTGGCGGAATTCTTCGTCGCTTGCGTCTTTCAGGCGAAGCTGAATCCATTTACAGCCGCCTTCGAGCGCCATCTGCACTTCTTCGGCTATCGAGTATTTGTCTGAGGGATGGGTTATGAACTGTAGCATATATTTCTTGTTTATAATTCCTTATTGAGTCGGGAGATAAAATCTGTCATCCGGCCGACGTTCTCTCCCCACGGCAGAGCGCCGAGCATCGCAAAACCTGTGAAATTGTAACGTTTGAGGAAGTCGATGCGTTCGGGATTTACTCCTCCGAGTGCGATGACCTTTGTGGGAGCGCCGCTCAGGCGCAAGAGTTCTTCATGGCTGTAGGCTGCCATGTAGCCTGATTTTGAAATGCTGTCGAACACCGGGCTGAGGGTCACATAGTCCATCGTGCCGCCGGCCATCACTTCGTCGATCGAGTGGCACGACCGGCTCAGTCCTCCGCTGTAGCCGTGGGGCGCGACAGGGCAGCGGCGGTTGAGGTGCAGCCCTCCGAGCCGATAGCGGCTGATGAGGTCGAAGTGGTCGTGAATCACGAGCCGTGTGTGCATCTGAGGAGGGATTGCCTCTATGAGCCGTCGCATATCGGCTGGTGAAGCTGACGGATGGCGCAGGTGAACTCTGTCCCATCCGTTGGTGATGAGGGTGCAGACCATCGCCGCTTCATTTTTCTCGTCGATGTTTTCAGGTGTTATTGCGATTTTCAACATGTGCAGCCGTCTGTCGTGACAGGTCTAACCTCCGTAGAAAGCCTTGATGATTACAATACTGTCGCCGTCGGCAAGTTTTTTCGACGGGCGCAGTATGGCCGGGACTACCGCTCCGTTGAGCGCCGTGGCTATTCCCTGCGGTTTTATATCCTTTGCGTCAAGAGCGTCCTGAAGGGTAGAGCCTTCGGGAAGTTCGAGCGAAACTTCGTTGATTGTTATTTTCATCGTCGGTTGGGATTGAAATTTTTTAGTCTTCGGGGAGAGAAGAAGTGGTTGAGAGGGCCGTGGCCTTTGCCCGTAGTGATCCAAGAACCTTCCTCCAGCGCATGCGTGACATAGAGTTTGCCGAGTCTTACCGCATCGGCAAGGCTGTTGCCGACGGCGAGATATGATGCGATAGCCGAGGAGAGTGTACATCCCGTCCCGTGGGTATTTTTTGTGTCGACGGCATCGGCACGCAGCTCGATTGTCTCATCACGTTCTCCGAGGTAAAGATAGTCGATTTTGAAATCCTTGTTCCCGCTGTCACCACCTTTTATAAGAATGTTCCTGCATCCCATCTCGCGGAGACGGTCGATCTGACGTGTTAAGTCTGTCTCACCTGTCAGGGCTTTGGCTTCGGCGAGATTAGGGGTGACAAGGGTGCTCAGCGGAAATATTTTTTTCACAAGCACTTCGACGGCATCCTCTTCAAGCAACACTGATCCTGAGGTGGAAACCATCACCGGGTCTAATATTATGTTGGCCGGACTGTAACGGCTGAGGCATGTGGCTACGGCATCGGCGACTTCGGCGTTGCAGAGCATTCCGATTTTTACGGCAAGCGGAGTGATGTCGGTCATCACCATTTCAATCTGATCGGTGACAACGGTCGGTGTGACAGGCATGATGGAACGTACGCCTGTTGTGTTTTGCGCTGTTATTGAAGTGATTGCCGACATCGCATAGCAGCCTATGGCCGACATCGTTTTAATGTCGGCCTGAATGCCTGCACCTCCCGACGAGTCGGAGCCTGCAATAGTGAGTACTGGATAATAGGTTCTCATCGCTGTTTTCAAATCATGGATGCACCTCGCGCATACGCAACGGAGGTGGATTTTTATCAAAATGACAAAGCGATGGGTTGAAATGATGTCCTCCCGGCCATTGTTAATTGAAAATGGCCTGTGAGTTCGACGGCTTCCATGACATATTCAGAGTCTATGGCATGAAGCGAGGACAAGTGCAATCCCTTCGGCGGTACTAACCGCATCAGGTTCAGAGGGTATCATCTCAGCGGACTGATAAGTGGCCCGCACCCCTTTGTCACCGCAAAGTTAGGTTTTTATATTTGAATAAGCAAATAGGATGTGGTTGAAAATTTTTTGCATGGTATAACAGTCATACAACCTAATTTTTATCAATATACCGTCTGGGATAGTGAAATATAGTTAAAATTGTGTTAAAAACGTATGTTAAACTTTTTTGCCTATTGCAAATTGGCGGCTATGTACTAATTTTGTTGGTGATTCATATTGTAATTCTTTTTTTTACTATTTTATTATGAATAGGCTTATTTTATTCGTCGCAATTGTCTTTTCTTCGGTAGTGAAAGGATATGCACAGCGCATCGAGCCGAAAGAACCGGCTATGTTTGAAGTGCTTTTCACTAAACATGTCGTGAGGGACACTGTCTCTGAGGTCGAGAAGCATCCATGGCCCGACGCGCAGATGGCCCTGCGTGTAGGCAAGACCTCTGCAATGTTCTACCCGGTGCTTAAATTTTTCAGGGATTCACTTGCCCACTACAATTCGGATCTGTATTGGCAGCTTGACAGGGCAAATTTCGAAGAGGAGCGCAGGACCAAGGTCTGGAAACCGCTCGGTGGCTGGGAGAACGAATATATTTTCAAAAACATGCCCGAAGGTAAGTGGACTGTAGCCAACTACTTCGATATGGAGCGCCGGGTCTATGAAGAGGAGATTGAGACACCCGTGTGGGAGATTGCCGATTCGGTCAAGACGATTTTAGGCTATGAATGCCAGCTCGCCTTCACTGATTTTCGTGGCCGAAGATGGTCGGCGTGGTTCACCCCGGAAATCCCTGTCGCCGAAGGGCCGTGGAAACTCAGCGGACTGCCGGGTCTGATACTTGAAGCCTACGATGCCAAGCGCCATTATGTCTTTACATCTACAGGCATCGTGAAAGACAATCTTGGAGACGTTGGCATCTATATTTTCCGTGACTATTTCAAGACCACCCGCGACAAGTATCTCAACGACCGTTACAAATACATAACCTCCACCACAAGTATGGGCAGCAAGATTGCTGCGGCATACGGGGTAAAGACGAATACAGACAACGCTCCGAAGAAAGTCAAGAGGACGCCCTACGATTTTGAAGAGACTAACTATCCGCATTAATCCGGATGAACCGGGATTGGGATGAAAATATACACTTTTGTGTATTTCCCGTATGGTTTCAACGATGTAATTTTGCCATTATGAAAAAACTCAGTGCTATAATATTGTTTCTTATGTTCATCGTGTCGGGCGTGTCGGCACAGGTGACTGTCAGCGGTATCGTGATTGATAAGGAGGACGGCTCGGCGATGGCCGGAGTCAATGTCACGCTGCGCGACTCACTCAACAAGATAAAGAGCTTCGCCACGACCGACGCGCAGGGGCGCTTCTCGATGAAGACCCGCACCGTCGAGGGTATGAAGGTCAAGGCCACATTCATGGGCTATGGCGAACGGACTGTCACTCCGGTGGCCGACGCTCCGCTGCGCATAGAGATGGAGCCAGCTGCCTTTCAGCTCAAGGAGGTGGCGGTCAAGGCCGACCGTATCCGCGAGCAGGGCGACACGATAACATATCATGTGGCATCGTTCGCCCAGAAACAGGACCACACGATAGGCGATGTGCTAAAGCGCATGCCCGGCATAGATGTAAACAATGCAGGAAAGATTCAATATCAGGGCACTGACATAAATAAATTTTACATCGAGGGCAACGACTTGCTCGGCGGACGCTACGGTGTGGCTACCAACGGAATCGCCCACGACGATATAAAATCGGTCGAAGTGATGGAAAACCATCAGCCGATGCAGGTGCTCCGTGGTCTGAGTTTCTCGGATCAGGCTGCCATCAATCTGAAGGTGAAAAACAGCGCCAAGGCAACATTCATCGCCCACGGCACACTTTCCGGCGGATGGTCTGACCAGCCTGCGGGAGCTCTTTGGAACGGTGAGATATTCACCATGATGGTGATGGGCAAATATCAGATGCTGACCACTTTCAAGGGAAATAATACGGGGCTTGACCTTTCAGGCCAAGTGTTTGACTTCACTGCCGACCGTTCCTCGGAGGAGCTTACGGGCTATACGTCGGTCGGAGCGCCGTCGACACCTAATCTTGCGAGAAAACGCAGCTATTTCAACCGTTCGTGGATGGTTTCTTCGAGCCATCTGTGGAAGACGAAGAAAGGGTCTGACATACGTCTGCAGCTTGACTACAACAATGACCGCGTGACGGCTCAGGGCATATCGGCCACCACATATTTCCTTGAATCAGGCGATAAGGTGATTCTCGAAGACCGCAATTCGCTCAGCCACCGCAACGCCATTAAAGGCAAATTCATCTATGAGGCGAATGAAAAGACATATTTTCTCAACAATACCCTTTCGGCCGATCTTTCGTGGAACGACCTGCGTCTCAACACTACCGGCTCGCTCCCGAATGTCCAGTCGACGCGCAATCCGGAATACTCCGTAACCAACGATCTTAAAATCATTAAGCGTTTCGGCAAAAACCGCCTTATAACCTTCACCAGCCGTAACGAATGGAACTCACTGCCCGAGCATCTCACTGTCAGCCGTGATGGCGGCGAGGCTTACGGACAGCAGGTGAAGCAGTATTCGTTCTATACCGACGAACGCGCATCGTACGGTCTCGTCCTGAATCGTGTGCTTCTTTCGCTCGAAGGCGGTCTTACCGGTTACTTCCGCCACCTTGACACAGATCTGTGGGGAGTCGAGCTTGAAGGCATCACCGGGTCTGAAGGGCTGACCACTGACTATCTGCGTGTATATGCCTCGCCTAAATTCGAATGGAGCCACCGCAAAGTTGAGCTGACGCTCGGTCTGCCTGTCAATTTCTATACCTATTTCTTTTCCGGCGCTCTCGCCGACCGCAGCGAGTTTTTCATTTCGCCGTCGCTCTCGGCCAAATGGAAAATAACCCCTCGCATGAGCCTCAGGTTGAGTGGCAGCGCACGCCGGAGTCCCGCATCGCTCCACAACATACATGATGCGTCTATTCTCACCGACTACCGCACATTCAATTCGGGGACAGACGACTATTATACCTCTTCCGGCCAGGCTGTGTCGATATCCTATATGTTCCGCAACGCGCGCAAGGGGATATTCATCAATGCTTTAGGCCGATATTCATGGAACAGGTCTAAATTCGGCAGTGTCCAGAACATTCTCGGCGACTATATATTCTATTCCTACACTTCACAGCCGTCATCGTCACGCGGTGTTCTTGCGTATGCGAATGTCAGCAAGACGCTTGATTTCATGCGTGGCGCGATAGGTGTCAATACGAACTATAACCGAAATGAGAACAATATGTGGTCACAGGGACTTGCCATGAACTATATCAACGACTCATTCTCTCTCGCTCCTCATGTCAACGGCAACATATCGTCGTTTGTCAACTGGAATTTTCGCTTTACATGGAGAAAGGAGTTCCTGAAAATATCGGAAATGCCGAGACAGACCACCGACAATTTCATCTATTCCGGCAGTCTGACTGTCACTCCGTGCCGGCTTGTGACATGGTCTACTGGCGGAGAGTATTACCGCAATCAGATTGAGGCAGACAACTATAAGAACATGTTTATGCTCGACTCTAAGCTGACGTTCAACATCACCAAGCGTCTTGAACTCTCGGCATCGCTGACCAACATACTTAACCGCAAGGAATATAGCTATACTTCGTTCGGGACCCTGTCGCAATATGAACGTTCGAGCCGTCTGCGCGGACGCGAATTCATGATTTCGGTCTATCTAAAAAAGTAGTGAATAAATCGGATAAAATACATAACATCAATGAGAAAAATAATTCTTTCAGTCCTCATGGCTGCTGCGTCATCATTGTCAATCATTGCAGCCGACTATCCCAAGGCACAGATAAAAGCTGTCTATACCTATAAATATCTGACCCGTCACACTGACGGTCATGATATTGAGAATACAGACAACATGATGCTTCTCGCATCGCCTGTGGCCTCGCGTTTCTTCAGTGTCAACACCGAGCAATATGATTCGCTCATGGCCCGGCCCGATGGCAAAGAAAAATATCAGCTGATGAGCCGTGAGGCCATGAAGGATGCGATTGTCCATGAAAACGGCGAAATGCGCATTGATATGTCGCGGGTGAAAAAACCGCTTGACGGGGTTGCATTTCAGGTCACACGCAAGCCGGATGCAGATGTGCTTGACGTTTATGATTCCATGGCCAAAGAAGATTATGTGTATCAGGTCCCGATGTCCGACCTCTTGTGGGAAGTCGGGGATTCGGTGAAGACTATACTCGGCTACGAGTGTCAGCAAGCCGTCTCCGACTATCATGGACGCAGATGGACCGCATGGTTTGCTCCCGATGTGCCGGTGTCGTCAGGCCCGTGGCAGCTTATGGGACTTCCCGGACTTATCATGGAGGCTGAGAGCGATGGAGGGGAGTATAGTTTCACTATCACCGGACTTGAGGCTGCTGACTGTCCGATAACCCCGCGTCCCGGCGAACGTGACCTGTTTAAGACTACACGCAAAAAATTTCTTGCCGAGAAACGTGACAGACACCTGAATCCTGAAAAATATATGCCGGGTGTCACGCTCGTAAACCGAGACGATGCCATGAAGGCAGCCCTTTCCCATGACTTAATTGAAACAGACTACAAAGATAAATAATGAAACGTATCATATTTATCACGTTCTCACTCCTCACAGCTTTTGCCTCGCAGGCAGCCGACTATCCCAAAGCACAGATAAAAGCTGTCTATACCTATAAATATCTGATCCGTCACACTGCCGGCCATGATATTGAGAATACAGACAACATGATGCTTCTCGCATCGCCTGTGGCCTCGCGTTTCTTCAGTGTCAACACCGAGGAATATGACTCGCTCATGGCCACACCTGACGGTCAGGCGAAATATCAGGAGCTGATGCGTAGTGCGGTTTCAACAGCTCTTACAATTGAGAACGGAGCTTTGTCGATTGACAAGACAAAAGTTAATGTCCCGTCGAGGGGTAAGGCTTTTCAGGTTACGCGTCGCGAGGGTGCGGACATACTTGATGTCTGCGATCAGGCTGCAAGGGAGGATTATGCCTATACAGTTCCGATGTCCGACCTCGTGTGGGAAGTCGGAGATTCAGTCAGGACAATTCTTGGATATGAATGCCAGCAGGCGGTGACCGACTATCATGGGCGCAGATGGACTGCATGGTTTGCTCCCGATGTGCCGGTGTCGTCAGGCCCGTGGCAGCTGATGGGGCTTCCCGGACTCATCATGGAGGCAGAGAGCGATGGAGGTGAGTATGCTTTTATCATAAACAGTATTGAAGCGACCGACCGTCCTATCACACCGCGTCCCGGTGAACATGAGTATATCAGAACCGACCGTATAAAGTTTCTGCGTATACTCGACGATATACGCAGAAATCCTGAAAAAGCTTTTCAGGGTTTGAAATTCGAGGTCAAACTGACGAACCGTTCCGAGTCTATAAAGGCAAAAACCGCGCATGATCTGATTGAGACGGATTATAAACAATGATATTTAATTTTATCGGACAGCAATAATAAACAATCGTCCTGTTCCTGAAAAAATACGGTGGCTTTGCCGATGATTTTTTCCTGTCCCCGTTTGCAAGGTCAGTGGAAGTTTAGTAACTTTGCAGTGTGATCGACATAGCGCAACATATAGAATACTTACTTATGCACCACGAATGTGTAGTGGTGCCCGGTTTCGGTGCATTCATGCTCAACCATGAATCAGCGCGTTATGATGCCAAGACACAGCGTTTTCTCCCTCCTTCACGGACTCTCGGCTTCAATCCGGAAGTCCGTCACAACGACGCTTTGCTGCTCGGAAGCATCTCGCGCCGGGAAGGTGTGAGCCTTGAAAATGCACGTTTGACTCTCGATGCTTCAATAGCTGCACTTCGCGGACAGTTGCAGCATTGCGGAGAAGTGGTGATGGGACATCTTGGCGTGTTCACGCCCGGTGTTACCTCTGAATCGCCTGTCTTTAACCCTTCTGACGATTCTCTCGCAGTCCGTCGTTTCGACGGACTGCAACCTCTGAATATAGTCCCGCTTGACTATGAGGAGAAAGTCGAGACCGAAGCTTACGGTTCAGAGCCGTCGGCCAACGATCCTGTGGTGATACCTTTCCCGTTAAAGATTGTCGCCTCGGTTGTAGCTGTGATTGTCGGGCTTGGCATTCTTTATTCGACGACAAGCCTTGTGAGCGGTCCGCGTGTGAATTTCGCATCGCTTGACACCGGCATAAGCTCGCGTATCGAGCGGGTGATTGATTCGACGGTCTCTGTCTCGCGTGAAATATTGCTCAACATCGCCATGCCTCCTGCAGAGGATGATGAGGCGGTGACAGTTGCCGCGACGGCTCAGCAGACTGCGCCGATCGGACGCTATATCCTTGTGGTCGGCTCGTTCCCGACCGAGAAAGCGGCCCGGAGTCACATCGCTCAGTGCAAGGACGAGGCGATGAAGATTATCGAGATGGACAGCAATTATCGCGTCTACGTGGCATCTGCTTCCGACATCAATGAAGCTCAGTCGCTTGCATCATCACTTTCGGAGCGTTATCCGGGAGTCTGGGTGTGCCGTCGCTGACGATGGATTGCCGGTCTTGAACGCCATAATTTATTCCCCCCTCATTATTCCCTCATTCAGATTAGACTTAAACTATGGATTTCCAGCAACTTCTCATCAACCGCAGAAGCATACGCCGTTATACCGACGAAAAAATTGACCCTGAGCACGTAAAGCTCATTCTTGAGGCCGGTTTGCTTTCACCTACGTCAAAAAGCTCACGTGCGTGGCAATTTGTCGTGGTCGAAGATTCCGACATGCTTTCACGGCTGGCCGACTGCAAGCCTGCAGGCGCGATGCCAGTGGCCAAGTGTCCGCTTGCGGTCGTGGTTGCTGTCGACACTACATCGACAGATCCGTGGATTGAGGACGGATCGGTTGCCGCATCGTTCATGATGCTTCAGGCTGCATCCCTCGGTCTGGGTTCATGCTGGATTCAGGTTCGCGGACGCTTCACAGCCGACAATATCCCTTCGGAGGAATATGTGCAGGAAGCGCTCGGAATGCCTGAGACCTGTATTCCCGTCTGCATCCTCACATTCGGTCATAAAGACGAGGACCGTAAGCCTCAGGATCTTGAAAAACTCAAATGGGAGAATGTCCATATAGGGAAATTCTAACAGATTCTTTATGATAAAACCGAAGATAGTAATGGTCGGAGCTGGAAATGTGGCCTCACATCTCGCTCCGGCTCTTTCTTTTTCAGGAGCATGCGAAGTGGTGCAGGTCTACAGCCGGCACATTGAATCAGCATTGGCTCTTGCCGACAGGATTCCCGGAGCGACGGCCACGGCTGATGTCGGAGCTGTCATCCCTGATGCGGATATCTATCTGATCAGCGTGGCCGACGATGCCATAGCCCAGCTTGCCGAGGCTCTTCCAAAAGGCGATGCTCTTTATCTTCACACATCAGGCTCTGTCGGCATGGAATCCCTTGCGGGACTTTCGGAACGCTATGGGGTGTTTTATCCCTTGCAGACATTCTCAAGGGATGTGGAGCTTGACATGGCTGAAGTCCCGCTTTTCATCGAGGGTTCGACGGATGAGGTTGAGTCGGAGATACGCGGATTTGCCGGACAGTTGTTCCGTTCGGTCTACCACGCTGACAGTGATACCCGAAAGAAGATGCACATCGCAGCCGTGTTTGGCTGTAATTTTACGAATTATCTATGGACTCTTGCTGCCGAACTTCTCGCGCGCGATGGTCTTCCGTTCGAAGTTCTCCGGCCATTGCTTGAGGAGACCTTGCGCAAGGCGTTTGTCAACTCTCCGGCAGCCTCGCAGACAGGCCCTGCGGCGCGTGGCGACCGCCGTGTGATCGACGGCCATCTCTCATTGCTCGATGGCCGTGAAAAAGAAATCTATAGCTTGCTGTCTGACTGCATAATGTCACGCCGTAGCAATAAATGACTGATAAAAAGAAAAAACGAGACAGCCCCGTATGCCATTGAATCAGGTATGCGGGGCTGTCTCGTTGCCGGGATATCCGATATTGCTCTTTTCGGGATATATCTTGACGGAGTCTACTTTATCTTGATGAATACCGGTTGCCATGCTTTAAGGCTCACTGTTTCATCTGTGGTGGGTAGTGGGAGTTTGGTGTCGGCATCGCTGAATATGATGCAGACCTGATTGCCGGTCGCCTTGTCGGTTTTTGTCACTACGAGGACATTACAATCCTGAGTAGGAGAGACAGTATAGAAACTTGCCTCCCCGCGCCACATTGCAGGGTTGGCTTTGCGGAAGTCCATAGCTTTGGCGATATAATCTTTCAGCTCATTTTCTCGGGCATTGCGCGGCGAAAGGTGGCCAGTGGTGCGTGCGATGTTGTCTTTCTGCGCCCCTTTCGAGTCGCGGCTCATGTCGGCATACTCGTCGCCGTAGTAGAGGGTGATAGGTCCAGAATAGGCTGCGAGAATCGCATGGCGTGTCATAAGTTTCTGATAGAACAGCGGGTCGGCCGGATCGAAATGGTCGGCAAGACGGTAGCCGTCATGATTCGACAGAAAGAGGTTTGGCATCACCGAGTCGTTGAGGTATCCGCGCGAGGTCGGAGGTGAAAGCATTGTGATGACATCGTTCCAGCCGTTTTCAAGACCTTCGGAGTCAATAGCCTGCATAGGACCGCTGATGCGTTCCTTGCCGTCGAAATCGAATGCGCTTTTCAGACCTCCGTCCTTGTAGACACCATTGTTGATGACATCAGCTGTGCCCCAGTCTTCGCCTACGAGATATCCGAGAGTCCCCCAGCGTTCTCCGCGAGCTTTTCGCGTGGCCGTAACCGAGTCGACAGCTTCGCGGATTTCATTCCAGTAGTTGTGGCCGCCCTGTAATGCCTGATATGCCTGGTCGAGACGCCATCCGTCGATGCCGTATTTGTCAATGTAATATGTCGCAAGGTCTTTGAAATATTCGAGAGACTGGGGATAGACCACGTTACCTTTGCCTCCGCTTTCGCCACGGTCGCTGAAAACCCATTCAGATGTGATTT is part of the Duncaniella dubosii genome and encodes:
- a CDS encoding HU domain-containing protein; protein product: MIDIAQHIEYLLMHHECVVVPGFGAFMLNHESARYDAKTQRFLPPSRTLGFNPEVRHNDALLLGSISRREGVSLENARLTLDASIAALRGQLQHCGEVVMGHLGVFTPGVTSESPVFNPSDDSLAVRRFDGLQPLNIVPLDYEEKVETEAYGSEPSANDPVVIPFPLKIVASVVAVIVGLGILYSTTSLVSGPRVNFASLDTGISSRIERVIDSTVSVSREILLNIAMPPAEDDEAVTVAATAQQTAPIGRYILVVGSFPTEKAARSHIAQCKDEAMKIIEMDSNYRVYVASASDINEAQSLASSLSERYPGVWVCRR
- a CDS encoding thiamine phosphate synthase, with amino-acid sequence MLQFITHPSDKYSIAEEVQMALEGGCKWIQLRLKDASDEEFRQTALEIIPLCQESEAFLVFDDRVELAMEMSVHGVHLGKNDMNPLLARETMGAETIIGCTANTAADIKGFKGWDVDYVGLGPFRYTTTKEKLSPVIGLDGYAAIVNEVRAEDILLPIVAIGGITIDDIDAIMQTGVNGIAMSGAIINSPDPVAYTRQALEKIHEAAEKYRKR
- the thiS gene encoding sulfur carrier protein ThiS, whose translation is MKITINEVSLELPEGSTLQDALDAKDIKPQGIATALNGAVVPAILRPSKKLADGDSIVIIKAFYGG
- a CDS encoding nitroreductase family protein — translated: MDFQQLLINRRSIRRYTDEKIDPEHVKLILEAGLLSPTSKSSRAWQFVVVEDSDMLSRLADCKPAGAMPVAKCPLAVVVAVDTTSTDPWIEDGSVAASFMMLQAASLGLGSCWIQVRGRFTADNIPSEEYVQEALGMPETCIPVCILTFGHKDEDRKPQDLEKLKWENVHIGKF
- the thiD gene encoding bifunctional hydroxymethylpyrimidine kinase/phosphomethylpyrimidine kinase, with product MRTYYPVLTIAGSDSSGGAGIQADIKTMSAIGCYAMSAITSITAQNTTGVRSIMPVTPTVVTDQIEMVMTDITPLAVKIGMLCNAEVADAVATCLSRYSPANIILDPVMVSTSGSVLLEEDAVEVLVKKIFPLSTLVTPNLAEAKALTGETDLTRQIDRLREMGCRNILIKGGDSGNKDFKIDYLYLGERDETIELRADAVDTKNTHGTGCTLSSAIASYLAVGNSLADAVRLGKLYVTHALEEGSWITTGKGHGPLNHFFSPRRLKNFNPNRR
- a CDS encoding GLPGLI family protein; translation: MKRIIFITFSLLTAFASQAADYPKAQIKAVYTYKYLIRHTAGHDIENTDNMMLLASPVASRFFSVNTEEYDSLMATPDGQAKYQELMRSAVSTALTIENGALSIDKTKVNVPSRGKAFQVTRREGADILDVCDQAAREDYAYTVPMSDLVWEVGDSVRTILGYECQQAVTDYHGRRWTAWFAPDVPVSSGPWQLMGLPGLIMEAESDGGEYAFIINSIEATDRPITPRPGEHEYIRTDRIKFLRILDDIRRNPEKAFQGLKFEVKLTNRSESIKAKTAHDLIETDYKQ
- a CDS encoding thiamine phosphate synthase yields the protein MLKIAITPENIDEKNEAAMVCTLITNGWDRVHLRHPSASPADMRRLIEAIPPQMHTRLVIHDHFDLISRYRLGGLHLNRRCPVAPHGYSGGLSRSCHSIDEVMAGGTMDYVTLSPVFDSISKSGYMAAYSHEELLRLSGAPTKVIALGGVNPERIDFLKRYNFTGFAMLGALPWGENVGRMTDFISRLNKEL
- a CDS encoding GLPGLI family protein; this encodes MRKIILSVLMAAASSLSIIAADYPKAQIKAVYTYKYLTRHTDGHDIENTDNMMLLASPVASRFFSVNTEQYDSLMARPDGKEKYQLMSREAMKDAIVHENGEMRIDMSRVKKPLDGVAFQVTRKPDADVLDVYDSMAKEDYVYQVPMSDLLWEVGDSVKTILGYECQQAVSDYHGRRWTAWFAPDVPVSSGPWQLMGLPGLIMEAESDGGEYSFTITGLEAADCPITPRPGERDLFKTTRKKFLAEKRDRHLNPEKYMPGVTLVNRDDAMKAALSHDLIETDYKDK
- a CDS encoding Rossmann-like and DUF2520 domain-containing protein, yielding MIKPKIVMVGAGNVASHLAPALSFSGACEVVQVYSRHIESALALADRIPGATATADVGAVIPDADIYLISVADDAIAQLAEALPKGDALYLHTSGSVGMESLAGLSERYGVFYPLQTFSRDVELDMAEVPLFIEGSTDEVESEIRGFAGQLFRSVYHADSDTRKKMHIAAVFGCNFTNYLWTLAAELLARDGLPFEVLRPLLEETLRKAFVNSPAASQTGPAARGDRRVIDGHLSLLDGREKEIYSLLSDCIMSRRSNK
- a CDS encoding TonB-dependent receptor, with product MKKLSAIILFLMFIVSGVSAQVTVSGIVIDKEDGSAMAGVNVTLRDSLNKIKSFATTDAQGRFSMKTRTVEGMKVKATFMGYGERTVTPVADAPLRIEMEPAAFQLKEVAVKADRIREQGDTITYHVASFAQKQDHTIGDVLKRMPGIDVNNAGKIQYQGTDINKFYIEGNDLLGGRYGVATNGIAHDDIKSVEVMENHQPMQVLRGLSFSDQAAINLKVKNSAKATFIAHGTLSGGWSDQPAGALWNGEIFTMMVMGKYQMLTTFKGNNTGLDLSGQVFDFTADRSSEELTGYTSVGAPSTPNLARKRSYFNRSWMVSSSHLWKTKKGSDIRLQLDYNNDRVTAQGISATTYFLESGDKVILEDRNSLSHRNAIKGKFIYEANEKTYFLNNTLSADLSWNDLRLNTTGSLPNVQSTRNPEYSVTNDLKIIKRFGKNRLITFTSRNEWNSLPEHLTVSRDGGEAYGQQVKQYSFYTDERASYGLVLNRVLLSLEGGLTGYFRHLDTDLWGVELEGITGSEGLTTDYLRVYASPKFEWSHRKVELTLGLPVNFYTYFFSGALADRSEFFISPSLSAKWKITPRMSLRLSGSARRSPASLHNIHDASILTDYRTFNSGTDDYYTSSGQAVSISYMFRNARKGIFINALGRYSWNRSKFGSVQNILGDYIFYSYTSQPSSSRGVLAYANVSKTLDFMRGAIGVNTNYNRNENNMWSQGLAMNYINDSFSLAPHVNGNISSFVNWNFRFTWRKEFLKISEMPRQTTDNFIYSGSLTVTPCRLVTWSTGGEYYRNQIEADNYKNMFMLDSKLTFNITKRLELSASLTNILNRKEYSYTSFGTLSQYERSSRLRGREFMISVYLKK
- a CDS encoding GLPGLI family protein; this translates as MNRLILFVAIVFSSVVKGYAQRIEPKEPAMFEVLFTKHVVRDTVSEVEKHPWPDAQMALRVGKTSAMFYPVLKFFRDSLAHYNSDLYWQLDRANFEEERRTKVWKPLGGWENEYIFKNMPEGKWTVANYFDMERRVYEEEIETPVWEIADSVKTILGYECQLAFTDFRGRRWSAWFTPEIPVAEGPWKLSGLPGLILEAYDAKRHYVFTSTGIVKDNLGDVGIYIFRDYFKTTRDKYLNDRYKYITSTTSMGSKIAAAYGVKTNTDNAPKKVKRTPYDFEETNYPH